One window of Trifolium pratense cultivar HEN17-A07 linkage group LG5, ARS_RC_1.1, whole genome shotgun sequence genomic DNA carries:
- the LOC123886878 gene encoding pentatricopeptide repeat-containing protein At3g48250, chloroplastic-like, with translation MNKDFACLKTFFKQMLKENERHIVFKKVVGVILGSEWSDEVMNELVELKIRLSDSFVIRVLKELRDCPLKGYEFFRWVGKQSGYQHNTVTYNAVARVLARPGSIEEFWSVLEEMKSVNHELDIDTYMKITMQLVRNHMMEDAVKLYEHMMDGSYVPSAHDCCVLLNAIATSDSSNYDLVFRVAKKYESAGDTLTKEIHDGIHRCLTNAGKFDEAENIVKTMRNAGYEPDNTTYSQVVFGLCKMKKVEEACKVLEEMESSGCIPDDKTWSILIQGHCAADELDKALLCLSKVIEKDCNADAGAIAALIDSFLSQEKIDDAYKFLVEMVRNFSTSPRQCKYEKMIENLLGIGKFEDALDLLCLMRKHKYPPFNKPIVQYVSKYGTVEDAVKFLKAWRKGSPRSHSAYLHVFESFKAEDRLSEVKDLLCKYPFQIRRRKKVSEFTSLCEDSDAASSAT, from the coding sequence ATGAATAAGGATTTTGCTTGTCTTAAAACCTTCTTTAAGCAAATGCTTAAGGAAAATGAAAGGcatattgtttttaaaaaggTGGTTGGTGTTATTTTAGGATCTGAATGGAGTGATGAGGTTATGAATGAACTTGTTGAGCTTAAAATTCGGCTTTCCGATAGTTTTGTAATAAGGGTTTTGAAAGAGCTTCGAGATTGTCCTTTAAAGGGTTATGAATTCTTTCGTTGGGTTGGGAAGCAATCTGGTTATCAACATAATACGGTGACTTACAATGCAGTTGCTAGAGTTCTTGCAAGGCCTGGTTCAATTGAGGAGTTTTGGAGTGTTCTTGAAGAGATGAAAAGTGTGAATCATGAATTGGATATCGATACTTATATGAAGATAACAATGCAGCTTGTAAGGAATCATATGATGGAGGATGCTGTCAAGCTTTATGAGCATATGATGGATGGTTCATATGTGCCATCGGCTCATGATTGCTGTGTTCTTTTAAACGCCATTGCTACAAGCGATTCGTCAAATTATGATCTTGTTTTCAGGGTGGCCAAGAAATATGAATCTGCAGGGGATACTCTCACAAAGGAAATCCACGATGGAATACACAGGTGTTTGACAAATGCTGGGAAATTTGATGAAGCTGAAAATATTGTTAAGACGATGAGAAATGCTGGCTATGAACCTGATAATACTACCTACAGTCAAGTGGTTTTTGGACTTTGTAAGATGAAGAAGGTTGAAGAAGCATGTAAGGTGCTGGAGGAGATGGAGTCTAGTGGCTGCATCCCTGATGACAAAACTTGGTCCATCTTGATCCAAGGGCATTGTGCTGCCGATGAATTAGATAAGGCATTACTTTGTTTAAGTAAGGTGATTGAAAAAGACTGCAATGCAGATGCTGGTGCGATAGCCGCTCTGATTGATAGTTTTCTTAGTCAAGAGAAAATAGACGATGCATACAAGTTTCTTGTAGAGATGGTTAGAAATTTCTCCACTTCTCCTAGGCAATGTAAGTATGAGAAAATGATTGAAAACCTGTTAGGAATCGGAAAATTTGAAGATGCACTTGACCTTCTCTGTTTGATGAGGAAACACAAGTACCCTCCATTCAACAAACCCATTGTGCAGTATGTTTCAAAGTATGGGACGGTGGAGGATGCTGTGAAATTCCTGAAGGCATGGAGAAAGGGAAGTCCTCGGTCCCATTCAGCCTATCTTCATGTTTTTGAATCTTTCAAAGCAGAAGATAGACTCTCCGAGGTAAAAGATCTATTGTGCAAGTATCCTTTTCAAATAAGAAGACGTAAAAAAGTCAGTGAATTTACTTCTTTATGTGAAGACTCGGATGCTGCTAGTAGTGCTACTTGA